The following proteins come from a genomic window of Candidatus Woesearchaeota archaeon:
- the eif1A gene encoding translation initiation factor eIF-1A has translation MQERSRAPRAPPTPEEIEEEIRRVKLPRGKQCIGILDQRLGASRNRVRCFDGKTRICRIPGRMKRKLWVREGDVVLIEPWELGGDDKGDVVFKYRPSQVQWLKKNGYLKNLAEFEAF, from the coding sequence ATGCAAGAACGATCACGCGCGCCTCGCGCGCCGCCAACACCGGAAGAGATTGAGGAAGAGATCAGAAGAGTCAAACTTCCGCGAGGCAAGCAGTGCATCGGAATTCTTGATCAAAGATTGGGCGCTTCCAGAAATAGGGTAAGATGCTTTGACGGCAAAACAAGGATATGCAGGATTCCTGGAAGAATGAAGAGAAAGCTGTGGGTCAGAGAGGGCGATGTTGTCCTGATTGAGCCGTGGGAGCTCGGCGGAGATGACAAAGGAGATGTTGTTTTCAAGTACAGGCCTTCTCAAGTCCAGTGGCTGAAGAAGAACGGCTATCTGAAGAACTTGGCAGAGTTTGAAGCGTTTTAA